From Gemmatimonadota bacterium:
GTCGTGGGACATGGCCTTCTCCATTTCCTGGTGCACCTGGCGCCGGTTCCCGCGGTCTTCCATGTCAATGAAATCGATGACGATGATACCCCCGATATCCCTGAGCCTGAGCTGCCGCGCCACCTCCGCGCAGGCTTCCAGGTTGGTCTGGAATACGGTTTCCTCGTGACCCCTGGAACCCGCGTACCGTCCTGAATTCACGTCGATCGTCACCAACGCCTCGGTGGGTTCGATGAGGATGTAGCCGCCGTTCTTCAGCCATACCTTCCGGTGGAGCGCCTTGCCGATCTCGTTCTCGATCCCGTAGGCGTCGAACACCGGCGCCGTCCCGTCGTACATGTGGACGCGCTCGCGAAGCTGGGGGGCCACGCCCTTGAGATAGGCCAGGATCTCCTTGTATACCGCCTTCGAGTCGATGATCACGCTGTCGATGTCGGGCGTGAACAGGTCCCGTATCATCCCGGACGTCATTTCGACGTCCTTGTGGATCATGGCGGGCGCCGGCGTCTTCCCGACCTCCTTCTCTATAGTCCGCCATGTCCTGGTCAGTTGCTTGAGGTCGTTCTTCAACTCGGAATCCGATTTGCCCAGTGCGGCGGTCCGCACGATGACCCCGAAGTCGTCGTCCTTGAGTTTCCTGGCCAGGTCCCTAAGCCTGCGCTTTTCGTTCCAGTCGTCTATACGCCGGGAAACGCCGACGTAATTGGCATGGGGTACCAGCACGAGGAACCTGCCCGGCAGGGAAATCTGGGAGGTGACCCGCGGTCCCTTGGTGCCGATGGACTCCTTCGTGATCTGGACGACGATTTCCTGGCCTTCCTTGACCATCTCCTGGATCTGGTACTCCCGGTCCTTGCTCCTTCCGGATCCGGAATCCTGGTTCTCGTCGTCATCGAAATCAATCCAGTCGGCCCCACTGGTTACATCCGATGCCTGCAGGAAGGCCGCCTTGTCCAGGCCGATATCCACAAAGGCCGCCTGAATGCTCGGTATGACCGCCGTTACAACGCCCTTGCAGATGTTCCCGACCACGCGTTCGTGTTCCGGGCGTTCGACCAGCAGCTCGACGAGATGGTTATCCTCGAGCATCGCGATGCGCGTTTCGTGCGTGGCCGTCTCAACTATGATGTCTTTCCGCAAATATCAACCTTCTGTATGGTCCCTTAAGCGCCGGTTAACGTAAATGTTCCAAAGTAGTTAAATATAACATTCGGATGGCGTGGTGTCAAGTTCCGACTATTCCGACCGGAATATACGCGCGTATCTTCTCCAGCAGCTCCCCGGGTTCAAGTGTCGTCATGCATATATTGCCGATCGGACACTTGATCCGGTTGCAGCCTAGACAGTCGACGCTTTCCTTCCGCACCACGCCGTGACCGTCGCCCCAGGGCCCCTGTGCGCGGGGGTCGGTGGGACCGAAGATGCCGACGGTGGGAACGTTCAGCGCCGCGGCTATGTGCATCGGCGCGCTGTCGTTGCTGACCAGCAGGCCGCAGCGTTTAAGGAATGCGCCGAGTTCGGCGAGCGTCGTCTCCGGAAGCACGAGGGGGCGGTTGCGCATGGCGCCGGTTACCCGCGCGACGAGCCCTTCCTCGCCCGGACCCCACAGGACCAGGACATCCACGCCGTGTCCATCGATCAGGGCGTCGGCCAGGCGGCCGAAAAACTCGGGCGGCCAGCGCTTGATGGCCCAACCTCCGCCCGGATTCAGACCGATCAGCACGCGCGCGTCCGGGGCGTGCTCACGCAGCCACCGTTCTGCTTTCCCGCCGGCCGTCCCGGGTACGTTGACACGCGGCCGGTCGGTGGTCACCGGGATGTCCAGCGCCTCCAGGGCTTCCAGGTGGAACAGGACCTCGTGCCCTGGCCGGCCGGAGGGCGTAACCACGGTGGTGTAGGCGTGTCGGCGTCCCCGGAAGGCGAAACCGACCCGTTCCGGCGCACCGGTCAGCCAGGTCAACAAGGCGCTGCGGGGATTTCCGAAGAGGTCGAATACGAGATCGAAGCGTCTCTGGCGCAGGTTGCGATAGAACCGCGCCTGTTCGCGCCAGGAACCACGGATGCCCAGGCTTCCCCACCGGCGCAGGGGCAGCACGATGAGTTCGTCCAGCAAGGGATTCCACCGCAGGACGTCGGCGGAAGCCTCTTCCGACAGGAAGGAGAGGCGGGCCCGTGGGAAGCGCCGCTTCAGGTTCTCGATGACGGGCGTCGCCAGGACGACGTCTCCGGTGGCCCGCAGTTTGATGACCAGTATGCGCCTGGGATCTTCGGGCATAGGCCTACTCCGCCGGACGGTTGGAGGTCCCGCGCAGGACGGACTCCGCGGCCTCCAGCACCTGGCACGGCGATATCGATTCGATGCAGGCGACAGGCCGGACACAGTAATCGCGGCCGCAACAGTCGTCCGCACCGGCCTCCAGGGCGACGTGCCCTGCAGCCTGGGAATAGGGAAACCAGATCCGCGGGTTGCTCGGACCGAAAAGGCCGATCGTGGGCGTGCCCACGGCCGTGGCGATATGCATCGGCCCGCAGTCATTGGAAACGAACAGGTCGCACCGCCGGATCAACGCGGCCAACCGGGTCAGCGAAGCGGTTTCCACGACGGGACAGGCGTGGCCCGCCATGTCGGCCAACCCGGTCACGGCCTCCCGCTGCCCCGGTCCCGCGACCAGCAGTACCCGGAGGTTCAACGCTTCGATCATCCGGCGGGCCAGTTCGGCGAATCGGCCCGCGCTCCACGTCTTGGCCGGCCAGCTGGCGCCGGGGTTCAGCGCGGCGATCCGGCGGTCGCCGTCCACGCCCCGCTTCGCGAGCCAGAAATTGGCCCATGCCGCGTCTTCGGCGGAGAAGTGGACCTCGGTGCGGTCGTCATCCACGGGAACGCCGATCGAACGGACCGCATCCAGATAGGCATCCACTACACGAAGCGAAGCCGACCGCCTGATCTTGATATTGTACGCCGCGCCCCTTCCCCTCACGTCATAACCGACCCGGTACCGCGCGCCCGCGGCCAGGGTCAGCAGCGCGCTGCGCGGATTGCCGAAGAGATCGATCACCAGGTCGAAACGGCGCTTTCGCAGATCACGGAGGAAGCCCAGCTGTTCACCGCAGCGCGTCAGCACGGACCGGCCCGGCAGGAGTTCGTCCGGCAGCGCGATCACCTCTTTCAGGTAAGGGTTCCGAGCGAGGACCGCCGCGGGTCCCGCCTCTGCGAGGTAGTAGAGTTCCGCTTCCGCGTAGTGCCGCTTCAACGCCCTGATCACCGGCGTGGTAAGCACCACGTCGCCGATGTAGCGCAAACGGGAAATGAGGATCCGTCTTGCCTTCGGGGCGTCCATAAGACCTCGAGCGTTACTTCTGCGCGGGGTATCCGCTGATCCGGCCATCGGGCGCGACTCTCACCTGGCTTCCCGGAGATCCGCCGATCAGGCCGCATCGCGTGCTCAACTTTCGCGGCCCGCCCACCCGGACGTCGACCCCAGGATCTCGCGGTCGGTTGCTACGGGATCCGGGTCGGATCGCCGCCGCGTCCTCACCCCATCCACGAGGCGCGCCGCGTCCATCAGCGCACGCGGGAAGGTCAGGTCGCCCTTCAGCACCGCGCCGAGGAAACGAGCCATCATCCAGAGGACATGCGACACCAGGTACCTGAGGTCCCGCACGTTGCGCCACACGAAGAGAATCCGGTTTCTCGCGCTGACGCGGTCGATGAAGGCCCGGCCGTGCCGCGTGGCGATCGTCGCGCCGTGTTCGTGGGTGAGCCGGCTTTCCGGTTCATACAGCACGGTCCACCCCCGCAGGTACGCGCGATAGGACAGGTCCAGGTCTTCCGAGTAGAACGGGGCGTACAACGTATCGAATCCGCCCAGTGCCAGGTACTTCGACCGGGATACCGCCATGGCGGCCCCGTTGGCGTAGAGGGTGAGTGCGCGGCCTTCCCGCAGGGACTCACGTTCCGCCCACCTCAGCCGCAGCAGTCCGCAGTGCATGGCGCCCCGCACGAGACCGCCGCCGGGACGCCCGTCCCCGGCCTGGTAGACCCGTGGATTGACGGCGAACACCCGATCGTCACGGAAATGGGAAAGGAGGGGATCCAGGAAGGGGCCGGTGGCGACGACGTCGTTGTTGAGCAGGACCACGACCTCGTGCGAAGCCCGCGACACCCCCGTGTTGCAGGCTGCGGCGAACCCCCTGTTCCCGTCGTGCCTGACCAGGACCGCGTCCGGACAGGTCGCCCACGTCCTTTCGGCCGTGTCGGCCGTGCTCCCGTCGTCCACTACCACGATCTCCGCCCGGTCCGCTGCCCCGTGGTCTTTCAATGAACGCAGGCACCGTTCGACCAGATAGCCCGCATTCCACGTCGGGATCACGATACTGCATCGTTCGCGCTGTGCCATGACTCCATCCGAATCGGCCGTCACTCGGAGGGCTTTGCCGGACCTTCCGCGCGCCCCTCCGCCCCGTTTTCTCCCTGCCAGACCTTGACCAGCCTCAGGAACGAGTAAATCCCCATGCACAGGCTGAAGAGGAGACCGGGAAATCCGTCCCTGTACCCCCTTTTCACGATGTAGCATTTCCAGGCCATGCCGAGGGGGGAAAACACCAGGCGCAGCCGTCCCACGCGCTGTCCCGCCTGGATCCGCTCTTCCGCGTCCACGGAAGTGTATTGGTCGATCCGGGCGATGAAATCGGAGAGCGTGTTGTGCGAATCGTGGTAAAGGTCTTCGTGGATCAGTCCCGGTTCGCCGTGGCCGTTTATCTCGATGTGGGCGTGCGCACCGCCGGTCCAGTACCCCTTGCCGTTTTTGAGGAGTCGGGGCTGGTAGCTTGGGTTGAGCGTTCCGTGCCGGATGGGAAACCGGAGAAAGTGTTCCTGGCGGTGGATCTTGTACCCGTCGAAATCCCCGCCGGACCGCAGCAGGTCTCGGATCCGCGCTTCGAGACCTTCCGTGACGTATTCATCCGCGTCGAGAAAGAGGATCCAGTCTCCCCGGGCCTGCTCCATGCCGAAGTTCCGCTGGTCGGCGAAACCGGACCACGGCCGCTGAAACACCCGTCCTCCGCAGGATTCCGCGATTTCCACCGTGCCGTCGGTGCTGCCGCTGTCCACCACGATGATCTCATCGGCCCAGGAAACCGGGTCCAGGCAGCGCCGGAGCTTGCGCTCCTCATTGTACGTGATCACGACGACGGTCAGCGATTGCATGGGAGACGTCGGTGGATGCGCGGTTTCAGGAGGATCGGCCCCCCGCGCCCGACTCGGCGTCGGCGGAGCCCCGGAGGTGAAGGTGCCAGAGCTTGGCGTACTTGGTGAAAACGTAACAGGCGGAAAGGCCGCACAGGATGAATCCCGGCAGGCCGTCCAGGAAACCTCTACGCAACACGTACATTTTGAACAGGGTAAAAATCGGACGGAAAACCAGATCTGTCAAACGGAAACGCCTGCCCGAGCGGTAGAGCTGGCGGGCGCCGAGACTGGTGAAGCTGTTGAACTTGTCCAGGTAGTGGTGGAGGGTGGGATCGGTATCGTGGATCATGGGGTGCTTCAGGTCGCCGACCGGTCCCCGGATGCGCAGCGCCTCGTGGACCTCGTCGCCGGTGAACCGGGGATCGGCCCCGCGCCGGAAGAGGCGCAGCACGTAGTCGGGGTACCATCCGCAATGCCGGATCCAGTGCCCCAGGAAAAGCGTCTTCCTCGCGATCCGGTAACCGACGCGGTCCCCCTTGTCCATGACGGCGGTGATTTCATCCCGCAGGTCCTGTGGAACGCGCTCGTCGGCATCCAGCCAGAGCACCCAGTCGCCCGTGGCGTGCTCCAGGGCCAGTTGCTTGGTCGGCCCGTAGCCCAGCCACTCCGATTCGACGACACGGTCGGCGTATTGGCGCGCGATGGCGACGGTATCGTCGGTGCTCCCCGAGTCCACGAGCACGATCTCGTCGGCGAACCGCGCGCTCTGCAGGCAGGCTTCGATCCGAGGGGCTTCGTTCCGGGCGATGATGATGACGGAGAGGGACATGGCGCCGGCTCCCGCGGATCAATGTTCCGGTGCCGACTCGATCATCACCGCGGGTCCCGCGTCTTCCGGTTCCCTGACCGAGTCGACCATGGCCTCGATTTCCCTGCCGGGCCTGGGGAAAAGCGGCGTGAGCCCCAGGGTCACGGCGAAGTTGATCAGCATGCCGATCGTCCCGATCCCCTGGGGACTGATGCCGTTGGCGAACAGTCCGAAGGTCCAGGTTTCCATGCCGAAGAATACGCATGCGATGATGTAGAAAGCCGTAAAGCCGATACCGGCCAGGATTCCGCAAACGGCGGGTATCGTACCCACGCGCTTGCTGAAAATGCCCAGTACGATGGCGGGGAAGAAGCTCGCGGCGGCAAGGCCGAAGGCAAAAGCCACCACCTGGCTGACGAAACCCGGTGGGTAGATACCGAATACACCGGCCACGATCACGGCTACGCCAATCACGCTACGGCCCACGGAGAGGCGCTGGCTCTCGCTCGCGTTCGGGCGCAGTACGCGGTAGTACAGGTCGTGGGAAACACTGGACGAAATAACGAGCAGCAGCCCGCTGGCCGTGGACAGGGCCGCCGCCAGACCGCCGGCCGCGACGAGCGCGATGATCCAGCTGGCCAGTTCGGCCATTTCCGGCGTCGCCAGCACGATGATGTCACGGTCCGGACCGGAAAGCCCCCGGGCCCTGAGGGCCGTGCGCCCATCCGCACCCTCCGCGCCGTCCGAATCGAGCCAGGACTGGTGGTCGACCTGTATGGAGGACAGTTCCGTGTGCGACAGGGACCCGCCGCGGAAAATCTCGTTGTCGTAACCGGCCGAATACCGCATGACGCCGTCTCCGTCGTCCATCCACAGGATCAGGCCGGTCTTCTCCCAGTTCTCGAACCAGGACGGAAGTTCCTGAGCAGTCTTCCCGTTCAGGCTGTCGATCATGTAATACCGCGCGAAGGCCGCGGTCGCGGGCGCGGTAAGGTACAGCAGGGATATGAAGAGCAGCGCCCAGAAGGCGCTCCACCGGGCCGCCTTGACCGATTTGACGGTATAGAACCGGACGAGCACGTGGGGCAGGCCCGCCGTGCCCACCATGAGCGCGAGGGCCACGCAGAATACGTTGACCTTGTCCCACCCTCCCACGAAGGTGGCCGTGTAACTGCTGAACCCCAGGTCGGCCTGTATCTGGTTGAGCTTCTCCAGCAGGTATACGCCCGTCTCGCCCGCGATCGAAGGCTCCAGCGTGCTGCCGAGCCCCGCCTGCGGCAGGGGGCTTCCCGTGAGCTTGATGCTGATGGCGATGGCGGGGATCAGAAAGGCGGTGATAAGCACCCAGTACTGGGCGACCTGGGTCCACGTGATGCCCTTCATTCCCCCGAGCGTGGCGTAGATGAAGACAATGGCCATCCCGATGATGACGCCGATATGGATGTCCACCTCGAGAAACCGGCTGAAGACGACGCCCACGCCGCGCATCTGCCCCGCCACGTATGTAAAGCTGATGAAAATGGCGCACGAGACAGCCACCACGCGCGCGAGGTCCGATGCGAAGCGGTCGCCTACGAAATCCGGCACGGTATAGTGGCCGAATTTCCGGAGGTACGGCGCCAGCAGCAGCGCCAGCAGCACGTAACCGCCTGTCCAGCCCATGAGATAGACGCCGCCGGCGTATCCCATGGTGGAAATCAGCCCGGCCATGGAAATGAAGGATGCCGCGCTCATCCAGTCGGCGGCCGTGGCCATGCCGTTGGCCGCCGCGGGGACGCCCCGACCGGCGACGTAGAAGCCCCGGGTGTCCCGGACCCGGGTACGCCACGCGATAAAGAGATAGAGGCCGAAAGAGAGGGCTACAAAGAAATAGGTCCAAGCCTGTACCGACATCGCCCGCGCCTACCCTTCCTGTCTGGTGGTTTCGAGTTCCCGGCGGTGCCGGTTGTCCAGGCGGTTCATGTACAGGCAGTAAGCCAGTATGAGCAACACGAAGACGATGATGCTGCCCTGGTGGGCAAACCAGAACCCCAGGGGGAAGCCGGTGCCGGATATGCGATACGCGTTGAGCGTGTCCGCGAACAGGATGCCGGCCCCCAGTCCGGCCAGGGCCCACAGCCCGAGCAGCACGGCCATGATCCGTATGTTGGCCCGCCAGTAGCGGCGCAGCGCCGCGGCGGCCCTGCTGCCGGCGGTGTCCGTCGAATCAGACATGCAGGTCCTCCGGTTCATCCCATTCCGTTCAAGGCTTGACCACGGTCAGCCTCGCCTCCACGTACATGCCGGGGAAGATGAACGCGAGGTATTTCTCCCATCTGCGGGGAGACCAGTTGGCGAGCAGGCTGATGCCCAGTACCCGGTAGACGTCGCTGAAGATCAGCCTGCATTCGTCCATTCGAAACCGTCCGTCCCGGCACATCTGGGTAATCGTCACGTAGCCGAAGTGATGATAGTGCGTCAGGTCGCCATAGGACAGCTGCGAAGAGTAGTGGGGCGTGACGATGCGGATCGAAGCCCCGGACCGCGCGATACGGTACACCTCGTCCATGGCCCGGGCCGGCTGGAGGATGTGCTCCAGGATATGGGACATCTCGACGTGATCGAATTGTGCGTCGTCGAAGGGATAGGGGTAGTCGTCCAGGCTGTGCACGACGTCCACGTGCGCCGCATCGTTGATGTCCAGGCCGACGGCCCCTTCCAGCTTCCCGAATGGTCCGCAGCCCAGATCGAGTTTGGTCGCCATGTTCACCCGTTCCCGTGCCATGGAGGCGTTCGCCTGAGCGGGCAACATGGTATGGGCGGGCAGGGGTCGTGTCAAGTGAATAAGGCCGTCACGGGCCGGGTTCAGATCCGGATGATATCGCCCGTTTCGCCGCTGCCGGAACCGTCGAGCATGGCGGAGATTTCGCGGTACACGCGATCCGGCGGGATCTCCTCGATCCGTTGACTGGCCGCGTAGAAGGCGCGGTGCCGTCGGCCGGGCGGTTTCCAGTAGGCCGGATCGCTGGTGGCGTGAAAGGACAGGGTCGGCGTCTCCACGGCGGCGGCCAGGTGGAGGACCCCGGTATCGTTGCATACGAGCAGGTCCGCGGCGCGTATCACACCGGCGACCTTCCTCAGCGACAGGGGCGGTGCGCCGTGCAACGGAGCGGATGCCGCTTCGCGCAGCGCACGCAGCAGTCCTTCTTCTCCCGGCGCGGGGATGACCAGGATCCGGACGGAGCGCCGGGCGGCCAACGCATCGCAGACGCGGGCCAGCTGCTCCACGGGGTATCGCTTCCTCGCGTCCCCGGTGCCGAAGTGGACGGCGACCACGGGGCCTCCGAGCTTCCCGGGATCCCCGTCCAGGCCATCGATCACCGCCCGGCCGGCCGCCCGTTCTTCCGCGGTCATGGTGTAACGGAAAGACAGGTCGTCCGTATCGGCACCCACGTGCCGCACCACGTCGAGGTTCCGCTGGATCTGGTGCCTGGGTTCGGGACGCACGGGCACGTTGATCGTGTAGAACGGATTGTGGTCGAGGTGGTCGAAGGTGGGTGTTTCGGGTCCCATGACCACGGAAGCGCCCGAAAGCCAGGCGATGAGGTCGCTGGACAGGGAATGGGAAACCGTGTTGAACACGACGGCGAGGTCGACGGGATCGCGCATGAGATCGACGAAGGACCGGATGTCCCGGGGCCGCCAGCGGAAACCGGATTCGTGGAACAGCAGGACCTCGTCCACGTCCGGATTGTTCCGGGCCACGGGGTACAGGTAGGCACGGACCACCAGGGTGAGGCGCGCGGCGGGAAACCGCGCCCGCAGCGCATGGATCGCCGGGGTGGTCAGCAGAAAATCGCCGAACTGATCGTGTTGCCGGATAATCAGGATCCGGCCGATGCGATCGGGATCGACCTCCCCGGGCGGTGCGCGGCGATTGCCCAGGGGATGGCTGGCCAGCCATCTGAGCACCCGGGTCTTGAGCCGCTTTTCGATAGGATACCACATCATCGGCCGTCCGTTATTCCGCCACCGGTTCCTGGTCCCGGAACTGCAGGTTGTAGAGCTTCCTGTACAGGCCGTCTTCCTGGATCAGCGACCCGTGGACGCCGGACTGGACGATCCGGCCGCGGTCGACCACGACCACACGGTCCGCCTTCTGAACCGTCGAAAGGCGATGGGCGATGACCAGGGCCGTCCTGCCCTTCATCAGCCGGTCGATGGCCTCCTGGACCAGCAGCTCGGACTCGGTGTCCAGGCTGGAGGTGGCCTCGTCGAATATGAGGATCTGGGGATCCTTCAGGATGGCCCGGGCGATGGCGATGCGCTGGCGCTGCCCACCGGAAAGCCGCACGCCCCGCTCCCCGAGAAACGTATCGTACCCATCGGGCAACTGCTCGATGAAGGCGTCTGCGTTCGCGGCGGCCGCGGCGGACTGTATCCGGTCCAGGGGCATGTCCGCGACGCCGTAGGCGATGTTGTTGCGGACCGTATCGTTGAAGAGGATCACGTCCTGGGTTACGATACCCATTTTCTCCCGGAGGGAGGCCACGGTGACCGTACGCAGGTCTTTCCCGTCTATTTCGATGCGCCCCCCGGTCGGATCGTAGAACCGCGCGACGAGATCCACCAGGGTGGACTTGCCGCCGCCGCTGGGTCCCACGAGCGCCACGGTCTCGCCCGACCGGACCACCAGGTCGATATCTTCCAGGGCTGGGTCGGAGACCGTATCGTACCGGAAATGAACGCGATCGAGCCGGATCTCCCGCCGCAGGTCGGGCAGTGGGACCGCGCCGGGAGCGTCCGTGATCTCCGGGGCCGTGTCCATCACGGAAAACACGCGGTCCGCGGCGGCAATCCCTTCCTGGATCCGGTTGTGCACCTGGCCGAGTTCCTTGACCGGTTTCATCATGGAAAAGAGGGCCAGGAAGAAGGTCAGGAAGTCCTCGGGCGCCAGCAGGCCGCCTTCCAGCACCTGCCGCCCGCCGTACCAGAGGATCGCCAGGCCCACGGCGCTGCCCAGGATCTCCGTAATGGGGCTGGCCAGGTTGTGCATGTGGGTCAGGCGGAGCAGCGTGTGGAAGTAGTGTTGCGTCTGCCGCTTGAACTTGCCGATTTCGAAGGACTCCATGTTGAAGGCCTTGACCACCCGCACGCCGGCCACGGTCTCCTGGAGCGTAGAGGTCAGGTCGGCCATGGCCTCCTGGGAAGCCGTGCTGCTCCGGCGAAGGCGCCTGCCCACCGTGGTGATGACGAGGACGCTCAGGGGAAGCAGGACCAGGGAGACCAGCGTCAACTGCCAGCTTAGGATCAGGAGGATCGCGAGGAAGACCACGACCAGCATGGGCTCCTTGATCAGCGTGCCGAAGGCGGCCGAAATGGTGCCGTTGATCTTCATGACGTCGTAGGACACGCGGGAGATGAGCTCCCCCGTGCGTTCCCGGTGGAAATAGGACAGGGAAAGGCGGTGCAGATGGATATACAGGTGGTTCCTGATGTCTTTGATGACCCCGTTCTCGGCGTAGGCCATCAGGTAGGCCTGCAGGTAACTGCTGATGTTCTTGAGCAGGAGGATGAACAGGATGATCAGGCAGAGGCGCTCCAGGGTTGCCTGCTTGGTCGGCCGCCTGATCAGGTCGTTGGTGCGTTCCTTCAAGGTCTCGCGCAGGCCCGTCATCCCGGTGCGCTGTTCCAGCCGGTTCGCCGAATCCTGCGCCACACCGAGCTGCCCGCCCTGCCCAGGCTGTCCGGACTGCCCGTCCTGAACCGTCTGTACGGTTTCCTGACCGAAGAGGGTCTGCAGAAAGGGCAGGGCCACCCAGACCGTGGCGCTGCTGGTCAGCGCGAAACAGGCCATGCATACCATGGCGCCGGCCATGAAATACCAGTAGGGTTTTACGTATGAAAGTACTCGGAGATACAGATTCATGGGGGGTAGGGATGGGGTTCAGGCGGGAGAGGCCATTGAGGCGGCGTAGAGCGCTTCCACCCGGTTGGTCATGGCGTCGAGATTGAAGCGTGCCCTGGCCCGTGCGCGACCGGTCTCCGCGATACGCGCGCGAAGACGCTCGTCCATCAGCAGCGATTCGACCGACCGCGCAAGCCCCACCGCGTCGCCTCCCTGGAAGACCAGACCCGTTTCGCCGTCCTCCACGGTGTCCAGCGTGCCGTCCGACCGGGTCGATACACAGGCCACGCCCATGGCCATCGCCTCGATGACCGTCGCGCCGAAACCCTCTGCTCTCGAGGGAAATATAAAAACGTCCATGGCGTTCAGCAAGGCGGGAATATCACGCCTGAATCCCGTGAACAGCACGGTTTCATCGAGACCGAGTTCGCGGGCCTGTCGAACGATTCCGTCGTGGTACGCTTCCTCGCCGTAGCTCGCCTCGCCCACCACGACGAACCTCAGGGACATCTCCGGATGGCGATCCCGGAGCATCCGCGCGGCTTGAAGGAACTCCTCGAAGCCCTTCCCCGGAGACACGCGGCCCACGGTCCCCACCAACAGGGCTTCGGAGGCAATCCCGAGCGATATTCTCGTGTCTTCCCGGTCGTAGCGGGCAGGATCGAACCGTTCCAGGTCCAGGGCCGGATGGACCGTCACCACGCGGTCTGGCGGGACGGGACAGGTCTCCCGCACGTTCCTGTTCAGCGTCTCCGATACCGTGATGACCCGGGAAACGCGCCGGTACAGCCAGCGGTGCAGCGGGTCCTTCTTCGTTACGTAGGAACCGACGTGCTTGGTGAGCAGAAGCGGTCCGTCGAATCCCGCCAGCCGTGCGGCGGGCACGGCCTGCCAGAGGTCGCGGGACAGGTGGAGATGGAGGACGACGGGCCGAAAGCGGCGGATGCAGCGCCGCAGCGCGCAGGTCGACAGGGGGTTCACGTAACCGCCGATGGGGACGGTTTCCACCGTGAAGCCTCGTTCACGGGCCTCGCCGGCAATCGATCCCTTGGGATGAAGCACCAGGCGCACGTCGTGACCGCGATCCCGTAGTTTTCCCGACAGGATCGGAACGTGCATCTCCGTGCCGCCCCAGGCCAGGGAGGAGCATACCTGCAGGATGCGCGCGGGTGCCATGCTGGCCATGGCCATCCTCTAATCGATGGAGTCGGGGATCGGGATCGGATCGGGGACGATTACGGATATCCAGGCGGGTCCGCCGGCATCACTACCGCCGGCATCGCTTCCGCCGGCATCACTTCCACACCTGGTGCCAGGCGCATTCAGTCTGGAAGATGTAGTTGTTGCACTGGCTGCAGATCTCGAGTTCGTCATACCGGTTCTCGATCATCTTCTGGCGGATCTCCTGGATCGGCGCACCGTTCCAGACTTCCCTGATCGACTGCTTCGAGACGTCGCCCACTTCCACCTTGAAGTCGAAGTCGAGACAGCAGATGGACACCCGGCCGTCGTTCGCGATAACGAACTCCTCCCACGGATGCTTGCAGGGGAAGGTGAAACCGCCGGTGGCCGATGCCTCGGCCTGGTCGCCCACATTCTTGTCTTCCACGCTGCCCGTCCAGGTCGTGTAGCTCTGCACGACCACGTGGTCGGCGATGGGCTTCCAGAGCTCCCGGAACGCATCGATCTCGTGTTGGGTCTCGGCCATGTTGATGATGGTCACCGTGATTTCCGGCGTCTTGCTGCGGACGGACCGTTTCAGTTCCATCAGGTACCGCGCGTTCTCCACCACCTGTTCGTAGTCGAGCCCGACGCGCACCGCCTCGAAGGTCTCCGCCGTCGCCCCGTCGATGTCGATATTGATCTTGTCCAGCCCGCAATCGATGAGCTCCCGCGCCTTCTGCGGTGTGATGAGGGAACCGTTGGTGCTCACGCTGACCGGCACGCGGGGCAGCTTTTGCTTCGTATACGCGATCATGTCGACGAGCTTCTTGTTGATGAAGGACTCCCCGAACATGAAGGGTTGTATGAGCCGGATGTACCGGGCGTTATCGGCACATTCGTCGA
This genomic window contains:
- a CDS encoding glycosyltransferase family 2 protein; translation: MSLSVIIIARNEAPRIEACLQSARFADEIVLVDSGSTDDTVAIARQYADRVVESEWLGYGPTKQLALEHATGDWVLWLDADERVPQDLRDEITAVMDKGDRVGYRIARKTLFLGHWIRHCGWYPDYVLRLFRRGADPRFTGDEVHEALRIRGPVGDLKHPMIHDTDPTLHHYLDKFNSFTSLGARQLYRSGRRFRLTDLVFRPIFTLFKMYVLRRGFLDGLPGFILCGLSACYVFTKYAKLWHLHLRGSADAESGAGGRSS
- a CDS encoding cation acetate symporter → MSVQAWTYFFVALSFGLYLFIAWRTRVRDTRGFYVAGRGVPAAANGMATAADWMSAASFISMAGLISTMGYAGGVYLMGWTGGYVLLALLLAPYLRKFGHYTVPDFVGDRFASDLARVVAVSCAIFISFTYVAGQMRGVGVVFSRFLEVDIHIGVIIGMAIVFIYATLGGMKGITWTQVAQYWVLITAFLIPAIAISIKLTGSPLPQAGLGSTLEPSIAGETGVYLLEKLNQIQADLGFSSYTATFVGGWDKVNVFCVALALMVGTAGLPHVLVRFYTVKSVKAARWSAFWALLFISLLYLTAPATAAFARYYMIDSLNGKTAQELPSWFENWEKTGLILWMDDGDGVMRYSAGYDNEIFRGGSLSHTELSSIQVDHQSWLDSDGAEGADGRTALRARGLSGPDRDIIVLATPEMAELASWIIALVAAGGLAAALSTASGLLLVISSSVSHDLYYRVLRPNASESQRLSVGRSVIGVAVIVAGVFGIYPPGFVSQVVAFAFGLAAASFFPAIVLGIFSKRVGTIPAVCGILAGIGFTAFYIIACVFFGMETWTFGLFANGISPQGIGTIGMLINFAVTLGLTPLFPRPGREIEAMVDSVREPEDAGPAVMIESAPEH
- a CDS encoding DUF4212 domain-containing protein produces the protein MSDSTDTAGSRAAAALRRYWRANIRIMAVLLGLWALAGLGAGILFADTLNAYRISGTGFPLGFWFAHQGSIIVFVLLILAYCLYMNRLDNRHRRELETTRQEG
- a CDS encoding class I SAM-dependent methyltransferase yields the protein MTRPLPAHTMLPAQANASMARERVNMATKLDLGCGPFGKLEGAVGLDINDAAHVDVVHSLDDYPYPFDDAQFDHVEMSHILEHILQPARAMDEVYRIARSGASIRIVTPHYSSQLSYGDLTHYHHFGYVTITQMCRDGRFRMDECRLIFSDVYRVLGISLLANWSPRRWEKYLAFIFPGMYVEARLTVVKP
- a CDS encoding glycosyltransferase family 9 protein, yielding MMWYPIEKRLKTRVLRWLASHPLGNRRAPPGEVDPDRIGRILIIRQHDQFGDFLLTTPAIHALRARFPAARLTLVVRAYLYPVARNNPDVDEVLLFHESGFRWRPRDIRSFVDLMRDPVDLAVVFNTVSHSLSSDLIAWLSGASVVMGPETPTFDHLDHNPFYTINVPVRPEPRHQIQRNLDVVRHVGADTDDLSFRYTMTAEERAAGRAVIDGLDGDPGKLGGPVVAVHFGTGDARKRYPVEQLARVCDALAARRSVRILVIPAPGEEGLLRALREAASAPLHGAPPLSLRKVAGVIRAADLLVCNDTGVLHLAAAVETPTLSFHATSDPAYWKPPGRRHRAFYAASQRIEEIPPDRVYREISAMLDGSGSGETGDIIRI